One genomic region from Anabaena sp. PCC 7108 encodes:
- a CDS encoding AAA family ATPase: MSTSRRKTQQAAKTDSKAYAHFLIGTPGSGKSTFAKLLSSTGNCEIISTDEIRQELYGDATIQGEWHTIEATAINRICTAFSLEKSVIYDATNCKRSFRMDFLLKVKTQLGEWELPQLHWIGWYLKTPLEICISWNQQRQRQVPPDIIKSMYKMLQDFPPIHGEGFAAVNKIDVNSPEFSQHQIAKLIGGVPRQIVNVQNRHANITPHRYSHLVDFERLMYLIFLIINYPGIGEFHLTKPQVLENILGYVPYFTNSLQEITAFMSKMRGEIYAREDAIAADLEWLEAEGIINSNSKVCSEDFPKFAPDELMSLNATHSYSDKDVFRRLIGTIRFILHYPFLADMGVGSLNTLIRSLAQAGVIDNYRTEKDRIRKDIEKVLKPYKILPEFPMRHGYFAGTGILSKPELIKVFDIIQSQAKSLNDPQALAIYETFKQRLLQTHTIENTENIYPVRAIANSSIIDPKYLHSSALSNNLTQLETAIVEGRLLELQRFAGVGRYKGDEKDFFLAYPLQMVFSNFAWYLGYECVSGETSGLLRFERLDRLCLGRPQSQQRNGESQEKALQKLQKLFKSGAGMYLGNSSIDQQQFLSTDQQKRMQVCVTVELWFNDQIYPFITEGTKRFAQMKMSPPIQKTTSNLPKSLFCLDRTDDIYFPHRFQATFPKWTLEDFDLQRWIVGFGAGVKVVTPQKLAERIKEIGQGIVGNYES; the protein is encoded by the coding sequence ATGTCAACATCTCGACGCAAGACTCAACAGGCAGCTAAAACCGACTCCAAAGCCTACGCTCATTTTCTCATTGGGACACCAGGAAGCGGTAAATCTACCTTTGCAAAACTCCTATCCAGCACAGGGAATTGCGAAATCATCTCCACTGATGAAATCCGCCAAGAACTATATGGTGACGCGACAATTCAAGGGGAATGGCACACAATCGAAGCCACTGCCATTAACCGTATTTGTACTGCTTTTAGTTTAGAGAAAAGTGTTATCTACGACGCTACTAATTGTAAGCGTTCCTTTCGCATGGACTTTTTACTCAAAGTCAAAACCCAACTTGGAGAATGGGAGTTACCCCAACTCCACTGGATTGGCTGGTACTTAAAAACTCCCTTGGAAATTTGCATTAGCTGGAATCAACAACGCCAACGCCAAGTTCCCCCAGATATTATTAAAAGTATGTATAAAATGCTGCAAGACTTTCCACCAATTCATGGTGAAGGATTCGCCGCAGTCAATAAAATTGATGTCAATTCACCCGAATTTTCCCAACACCAAATTGCCAAACTAATTGGAGGTGTTCCCCGTCAAATTGTTAACGTTCAAAATCGTCATGCAAACATCACACCCCATCGTTATAGTCATCTAGTGGATTTTGAACGTTTGATGTATTTGATATTCTTAATAATTAACTATCCTGGCATTGGTGAGTTCCACTTAACTAAGCCTCAAGTCCTAGAAAACATTCTCGGCTATGTTCCATATTTTACTAACTCCCTGCAAGAAATTACTGCTTTTATGTCCAAGATGCGGGGTGAAATTTATGCTAGGGAAGATGCTATAGCTGCTGATTTAGAATGGCTAGAAGCTGAAGGAATTATTAATAGTAATTCAAAAGTTTGTAGTGAAGATTTTCCCAAGTTTGCGCCTGATGAATTGATGTCTTTAAATGCAACACATTCCTATTCAGACAAAGATGTGTTTAGGCGTTTAATCGGGACAATTCGCTTTATTCTCCACTACCCTTTTTTAGCTGATATGGGTGTAGGTAGCTTGAACACTTTAATTCGCTCTCTTGCACAAGCGGGGGTAATTGACAACTATCGTACAGAAAAAGATAGAATTCGTAAAGATATTGAAAAAGTTTTAAAACCTTATAAAATATTACCGGAGTTTCCGATGCGTCACGGTTATTTTGCTGGTACTGGCATTCTTTCTAAACCAGAATTAATCAAGGTTTTTGATATTATTCAATCCCAAGCTAAGAGTTTAAATGACCCCCAAGCCTTAGCAATCTACGAAACATTTAAGCAACGGTTGTTACAAACACATACTATTGAAAATACTGAAAATATTTATCCCGTGAGAGCGATCGCTAATAGTTCTATTATTGACCCCAAATATCTCCATAGTAGCGCCTTAAGTAATAATCTCACTCAGTTGGAAACAGCAATTGTGGAAGGAAGGCTGTTGGAGTTACAACGGTTTGCAGGTGTGGGTAGATACAAAGGGGATGAAAAAGACTTTTTTTTAGCCTATCCATTGCAAATGGTTTTTTCTAACTTTGCTTGGTATTTGGGTTATGAGTGCGTAAGTGGTGAAACTTCTGGTTTATTGCGTTTTGAACGTCTGGATAGACTGTGTTTAGGTAGACCGCAAAGCCAACAACGCAACGGAGAATCACAGGAAAAGGCACTACAAAAGTTACAGAAATTATTTAAATCTGGTGCGGGGATGTACTTAGGAAATAGCAGCATTGACCAACAACAATTTCTCAGTACAGATCAACAAAAACGAATGCAAGTCTGCGTGACAGTGGAACTGTGGTTTAATGACCAGATTTATCCGTTTATTACCGAGGGGACAAAACGGTTCGCACAGATGAAAATGTCTCCACCGATTCAGAAGACAACGAGTAATTTACCCAAGTCGCTATTTTGTTTGGACAGGACTGATGATATTTATTTCCCCCATCGTTTTCAAGCTACCTTTCCCAAGTGGACTTTAGAGGATTTTGATTTGCAAAGATGGATTGTTGGTTTTGGTGCAGGTGTGAAAGTAGTAACACCACAAAAATTAGCGGAAAGGATAAAGGAAATAGGTCAAGGAATTGTCGGAAATTATGAAAGTTAA
- the msrA gene encoding peptide-methionine (S)-S-oxide reductase MsrA: MGIFGFGKKSGMPSPEQALPGRKEVMRVPAQHYVNKNPLKAPFPEGLETAMFGLGCFWGAERKFWQQDGVYTTAVGYAAGYTPNPSYNEVCSGMTGHNEVVLVVFDPAVISYTQLLKVFWESHNPTQGMRQGNDSGTQYRSGIYVYSEAQKQLAEVSKDAYQQALSGAGYGQITTEILDAPEFYYAEDYHQQYLAKNPGGYCGLGGTNVACPVGIAEATVN; this comes from the coding sequence ATGGGAATATTCGGATTTGGTAAAAAGTCGGGAATGCCTTCACCAGAACAAGCTTTACCCGGACGCAAAGAAGTAATGCGAGTACCTGCACAACATTACGTTAACAAAAATCCCCTGAAAGCACCTTTTCCTGAAGGCTTAGAAACCGCCATGTTTGGATTAGGCTGTTTTTGGGGCGCAGAACGCAAATTTTGGCAACAAGACGGAGTTTATACCACTGCCGTTGGTTATGCTGCCGGTTACACACCCAACCCCAGCTATAATGAAGTGTGCAGCGGGATGACTGGTCATAATGAAGTGGTTCTAGTTGTATTTGACCCGGCAGTAATTAGTTATACTCAACTGCTAAAAGTCTTTTGGGAAAGTCACAACCCCACCCAAGGAATGCGTCAAGGTAATGATTCTGGTACTCAATACCGTTCGGGAATTTATGTTTATTCAGAAGCGCAAAAGCAATTAGCAGAAGTTTCCAAGGATGCTTATCAACAAGCACTCAGTGGCGCTGGCTATGGTCAAATTACCACAGAAATCTTAGATGCACCTGAATTTTACTATGCTGAAGACTACCATCAACAGTATCTAGCTAAAAACCCTGGTGGTTATTGTGGTTTAGGTGGTACTAATGTTGCTTGTCCAGTGGGTATTGCTGAAGCGACTGTGAATTAA
- a CDS encoding DUF2330 domain-containing protein has translation MKKFSLFIPLLIALVAVLSFAPAAWAFCGFYVAKADTKLYNKASQVVIAREGDKTVLTMANDFQGEVKDFAVVIPVPTVIKKEQVRVAEPKIIERLDAFSAPRLVEYFDSDPCAPISKMADMAAPQAAATRGREESRRSDNSLGVTVEARFNVGEYDIVILSAKESGGLETWLNRNGYKIPRGAKELLKPYIRSAMKFFVAKVNLDKFEESGYQLLRPLQISYQSSKFMLPIRLGMINSTTEQDLIVYILSPKGQAEVTNYRTVKVASNVNIPVFVKEEFGDFYKSMFQTSYTKEDKKVAFLEYAWNMSSCDPCSADPLNSEELKQAGVFWLDNNSDFNGITQPRFSRPFPTSNVFITRLHVRYTRNKFPEDLMFQATSNQESFQGRYILQHPFTGNLQCSAGREYKRSLAGRFEQEAQTLAKLTNWKIQDIRQKMKFNVGIQTTSWWENFLTWLGL, from the coding sequence ATGAAAAAATTTAGCTTATTCATTCCCTTATTAATAGCACTTGTAGCAGTGCTATCTTTTGCACCGGCAGCTTGGGCTTTTTGCGGTTTTTATGTTGCCAAAGCTGATACCAAGCTATATAACAAAGCTTCTCAAGTAGTAATTGCGCGAGAAGGAGATAAAACAGTATTAACTATGGCTAATGACTTTCAAGGTGAAGTTAAAGACTTTGCTGTAGTTATACCTGTGCCAACGGTGATTAAAAAAGAGCAAGTACGCGTTGCTGAACCTAAAATTATCGAACGATTAGATGCTTTTAGCGCCCCAAGATTAGTAGAATATTTTGATTCTGACCCCTGCGCCCCAATTTCCAAAATGGCGGATATGGCAGCACCACAAGCCGCAGCAACTAGAGGTAGAGAGGAAAGTAGGAGAAGCGATAACAGTTTAGGTGTGACAGTTGAGGCGCGTTTCAATGTTGGTGAATATGATATTGTCATCCTCAGTGCTAAAGAATCTGGTGGATTAGAAACTTGGCTGAACCGCAATGGCTACAAAATTCCCAGAGGGGCAAAAGAATTACTAAAACCCTATATTCGTTCTGCGATGAAATTCTTTGTTGCTAAAGTCAACTTAGATAAATTTGAGGAATCTGGTTATCAATTACTCAGACCTCTGCAAATCTCCTACCAATCATCTAAGTTTATGTTGCCCATTCGTTTGGGTATGATTAACTCCACTACAGAACAAGATTTGATTGTTTATATTCTCTCACCCAAAGGACAAGCCGAAGTTACCAACTACCGAACGGTTAAAGTTGCCTCTAACGTTAATATTCCTGTTTTTGTCAAAGAAGAATTTGGCGACTTTTATAAATCCATGTTTCAAACTTCTTACACTAAAGAAGATAAAAAAGTTGCTTTTCTAGAATATGCTTGGAATATGAGTAGTTGCGATCCTTGTTCTGCTGATCCTCTCAACTCCGAAGAACTTAAGCAAGCTGGTGTGTTTTGGTTAGATAATAATTCTGATTTCAATGGCATAACACAGCCAAGATTTAGTCGTCCCTTTCCTACAAGTAATGTTTTTATTACTCGTTTGCACGTCCGCTACACTCGCAATAAGTTCCCTGAAGATTTGATGTTTCAAGCAACTTCTAATCAAGAATCTTTCCAAGGACGTTATATTTTACAACATCCCTTTACAGGTAATTTACAATGTTCTGCTGGTAGGGAATACAAACGGTCTTTAGCTGGGCGTTTTGAACAAGAAGCTCAAACCCTTGCTAAATTAACTAATTGGAAGATTCAAGATATTCGCCAAAAAATGAAGTTTAATGTAGGAATTCAGACTACTTCTTGGTGGGAAAATTTCTTAACTTGGCTAGGATTATAG
- a CDS encoding DUF3386 domain-containing protein: protein MTVTQISAQELFRAAYENRYTWDKSFPGYTADITYKYDGQVITGQVRIDANLKAEVLGVEDEAAKKAIHGQAWEIAVHRVRRAFEDTHSANTFSYGNTDASGAVEILMGGKAEGDKYKVRNNEVCHVHRLIHGTFVTIDTFSSLDTGAGYLSHTYDSVYHDPKTGEQKGGRSEFTDEYEKVGEYFILNRREIRTEVDGNVSIQEFIFSKIELLG from the coding sequence ATGACAGTTACACAAATCTCTGCCCAAGAACTTTTCCGGGCTGCTTATGAAAACCGCTACACTTGGGACAAAAGCTTCCCTGGTTATACCGCAGATATTACTTACAAGTATGATGGCCAGGTGATTACAGGTCAAGTTCGTATTGATGCCAATCTCAAAGCCGAAGTTTTGGGTGTAGAAGACGAAGCAGCTAAAAAAGCGATTCACGGTCAAGCTTGGGAAATCGCCGTACACCGTGTCCGTCGCGCCTTTGAAGACACTCACAGCGCCAATACTTTTAGCTACGGTAATACTGACGCAAGTGGTGCAGTGGAAATTTTGATGGGTGGAAAGGCTGAAGGGGACAAGTATAAAGTTCGCAATAATGAAGTTTGCCACGTACACCGTTTAATTCATGGTACTTTTGTGACAATTGACACTTTTAGCAGTCTTGATACAGGGGCGGGATATTTGTCTCATACCTATGATTCTGTATATCATGACCCCAAAACTGGCGAACAAAAGGGCGGTAGAAGTGAATTCACCGATGAATATGAAAAAGTTGGTGAGTATTTCATTTTGAATCGTCGGGAAATTCGCACTGAGGTAGACGGTAACGTTTCCATTCAGGAATTTATCTTTTCTAAGATCGAGTTGTTAGGCTAG
- a CDS encoding RnfABCDGE type electron transport complex subunit D — protein MFKDTRDYQILFLSVFLMLGIGTRDWTLRPELIVIAIATCITTQLIFSLVISRWSLVISPEPTHIKPTFNLRSSLITSLGLSLLLRADHWTTMVLAAAMAISSKFIFKIGDKHFFNPANFGIITVLSLTSDAWVSPGQWGEEWWYGLLFAGTGGLVLQRVGRWDTTAAFLGAYSLLEAVRNIWLGWTWDVYLHRLMSGSLLLFALFMVTDPRSIPNSRIGRIIWAVCIAIVTFALRNYFFLSTAVFWALFALAPLTIIVDTIWFAPKFSWQNETEVQEENHQLQISKVV, from the coding sequence ATGTTCAAAGATACTCGAGACTATCAAATTCTCTTTCTCAGTGTGTTCCTCATGTTAGGGATTGGGACAAGAGACTGGACACTGCGACCTGAGTTGATTGTAATAGCGATCGCAACCTGCATCACAACTCAACTCATATTTTCCTTAGTCATTAGTCGTTGGTCATTGGTAATTAGCCCAGAACCAACTCATATCAAACCAACATTCAATCTCCGCAGTTCCTTAATTACCTCTCTAGGACTGAGTTTACTGCTACGGGCTGACCATTGGACAACTATGGTTTTAGCCGCAGCAATGGCGATTTCTAGCAAATTTATCTTCAAAATTGGTGATAAGCATTTCTTTAACCCCGCCAATTTTGGGATTATTACCGTCTTATCACTAACCTCTGATGCTTGGGTTTCCCCCGGACAGTGGGGTGAAGAATGGTGGTATGGGCTGTTATTTGCTGGAACTGGGGGACTAGTTCTGCAACGTGTTGGTCGTTGGGATACCACAGCCGCTTTTTTAGGTGCTTACTCCTTACTGGAAGCAGTACGCAATATTTGGCTAGGTTGGACTTGGGATGTTTACTTACATCGCTTGATGAGTGGGTCTTTACTATTATTTGCCTTATTTATGGTGACAGATCCTCGGTCAATTCCCAATAGTCGGATAGGTCGAATTATTTGGGCTGTGTGTATTGCTATAGTCACCTTTGCTTTGCGGAATTATTTCTTTCTTTCGACTGCCGTTTTTTGGGCTTTATTTGCTTTAGCACCTTTGACTATTATCGTGGATACTATCTGGTTTGCACCCAAATTTTCTTGGCAGAACGAAACAGAAGTACAGGAAGAAAATCACCAATTACAAATTAGTAAGGTTGTATAA
- a CDS encoding proton extrusion protein PcxA, with protein MRNSVFSQKIYSFLLTAYKWYLQTPDRSLEEAYQTALKIKEIEDQHFNGNKISSDPAIYSSSVMDYFEIELKKLLKKARMRLTEFRASRWFSNESKQKAALKAGIEYPSPAVVLEKLEFIDLVISKYTIDPLQENSPNLSPLSIIVADDAAIDQSLKPKSPVQNIQPKSKRKADTTGVLPRSILSTITRLQVELDPNSEKDVVQNFRQTQKRTIISIRFILLLIIIPLLTHQLAKALVVGPLVEKVRNSQTEQVFLNYEMEEEALEKLQRFEERIKFENLISNAPPISSEEIENQMKEKAQQVAEEFSAESSNAIKNVFADICSVAAFIWLLLISKSSIAVLKDFFDHVVYGLSDSAKAFIIILFTDVFVGFHSPHGWEVLLEGISRHWGLPANRDFIFLFIATFPVILDTIFKYWIFRYLNRISPSAVATYHNMNE; from the coding sequence ATGAGAAACTCTGTGTTTAGTCAAAAAATATACTCTTTCTTGCTAACTGCTTACAAGTGGTATCTACAGACACCAGACCGTTCCTTAGAGGAAGCTTATCAAACAGCATTAAAGATTAAGGAAATCGAAGACCAGCATTTTAATGGTAATAAAATCAGCTCTGACCCTGCTATATACAGCAGTAGTGTCATGGATTATTTTGAAATAGAGTTGAAAAAATTATTAAAAAAAGCGCGAATGCGACTGACAGAATTTAGAGCCAGTCGTTGGTTTTCCAATGAATCTAAGCAAAAAGCAGCCTTGAAAGCAGGTATTGAATATCCTAGTCCGGCTGTAGTTTTAGAAAAGCTAGAATTCATTGATTTAGTAATTTCCAAGTATACAATTGATCCTCTACAAGAAAACAGCCCCAATTTATCACCTCTATCTATAATAGTAGCAGATGATGCAGCTATTGATCAATCTCTAAAACCAAAATCCCCAGTTCAAAATATCCAACCAAAATCAAAACGCAAAGCTGATACAACAGGGGTTTTACCGCGGTCAATTTTAAGCACCATCACTCGTCTGCAAGTAGAATTAGATCCAAATTCAGAAAAAGACGTAGTCCAAAATTTTCGTCAGACACAAAAAAGAACAATTATTTCTATTCGATTTATATTACTACTTATTATCATCCCACTTTTGACTCATCAATTAGCCAAAGCTTTAGTAGTCGGACCATTAGTAGAGAAGGTTAGAAATTCCCAAACAGAACAAGTCTTTCTAAATTATGAAATGGAAGAAGAAGCACTAGAAAAACTGCAAAGATTTGAAGAAAGGATCAAGTTTGAAAATTTAATTAGTAATGCACCACCGATATCTTCCGAAGAGATAGAAAATCAGATGAAAGAGAAAGCACAGCAAGTAGCAGAGGAATTTAGTGCTGAAAGTTCCAATGCAATTAAAAATGTATTTGCTGATATTTGCTCGGTAGCGGCTTTTATATGGCTGTTACTTATTAGTAAGTCTTCTATTGCTGTCCTCAAAGATTTCTTTGATCATGTAGTATATGGATTGAGTGATAGCGCCAAAGCATTTATTATAATTTTGTTTACTGATGTATTTGTCGGATTTCACTCTCCTCACGGTTGGGAAGTACTTCTAGAAGGAATATCGCGTCATTGGGGATTACCTGCAAATCGTGATTTTATCTTCTTATTTATTGCTACATTTCCGGTAATTTTAGATACGATTTTCAAATACTGGATTTTCCGTTACTTGAATCGAATTTCACCTTCAGCAGTTGCTACATATCATAATATGAATGAATAA
- a CDS encoding murein transglycosylase A yields the protein MKKILNTTISLPIFLGIFMVQLEPIKYQEEKITNQVTNQEIISPKCQVKKWELPDILKSEKGKKIPVLIPRVPVSCCENDYSCLDEMIYGGNPEKMADKKALLTAIDQSLKYLQTSNAEVAYKKYKIPEITKERVDKSLRRFRELLLATNSPQELHTAIEKEFVFYQSLGKDSKGTVLFTAYYEPLYLASRKQTKEFRYPAYRYPADLTSWTKPHPTRLELEGADGLQAAKGKLKGLELFWFRDRLEPYIIQIQGSARLKLTDGTQTTIGYAGNTAYNYKSLGRSLVDDGKLPLEGLTMPIILDYFQKYPQDLNIYIPRDRSFVFFRETNGKPAQGSISVPLTPERSIATDKSLMPPGALALIRAPFPFANQNGELEHRTVSRYVLDQDTGGAIKGAGRVDYFLGTGKIAAERAGVTVSNGQLFYLLLKPKNNS from the coding sequence ATGAAAAAAATACTCAACACTACTATCAGTTTACCTATCTTTTTAGGTATTTTCATGGTGCAGTTAGAACCGATTAAATATCAAGAAGAAAAAATCACAAATCAAGTTACAAATCAAGAAATAATTTCACCAAAATGTCAGGTCAAGAAATGGGAATTACCAGATATTTTGAAAAGCGAAAAAGGAAAAAAAATACCTGTACTTATCCCCAGAGTTCCAGTAAGCTGTTGTGAAAATGATTACTCTTGTTTAGATGAAATGATCTATGGTGGAAATCCTGAAAAAATGGCTGATAAAAAAGCGTTATTAACAGCGATTGACCAAAGTTTAAAATATTTGCAAACTAGTAATGCTGAAGTCGCTTATAAAAAGTATAAAATCCCGGAAATTACCAAGGAACGTGTTGACAAAAGTTTGCGAAGATTCCGAGAATTGCTATTAGCAACTAATTCCCCTCAAGAACTACACACAGCTATTGAAAAAGAATTTGTTTTTTATCAATCTTTAGGTAAAGATAGTAAAGGTACAGTTCTGTTTACTGCTTATTATGAACCACTATATTTAGCCAGTCGCAAACAAACAAAAGAGTTTCGCTACCCTGCTTATCGCTATCCTGCGGATTTAACATCTTGGACTAAACCCCACCCTACCCGGTTAGAATTAGAAGGTGCAGATGGCTTACAAGCTGCAAAAGGTAAATTAAAAGGTTTAGAGTTATTTTGGTTCCGTGATCGCCTTGAACCTTATATAATTCAAATTCAAGGTTCAGCACGACTAAAATTAACAGATGGAACGCAAACAACTATCGGCTATGCAGGTAACACAGCTTATAATTATAAAAGTTTGGGACGCTCATTAGTGGATGATGGTAAATTACCTTTAGAAGGTTTAACCATGCCCATAATTCTCGACTATTTCCAAAAATATCCTCAAGATTTAAATATTTATATTCCCCGCGATCGCAGTTTTGTGTTTTTCCGAGAAACCAACGGTAAACCAGCACAGGGTTCTATAAGTGTACCACTCACACCAGAACGTTCCATCGCTACAGATAAATCTTTAATGCCTCCCGGTGCTTTAGCATTAATTCGCGCACCTTTTCCCTTTGCTAATCAAAACGGTGAATTAGAACATCGTACTGTTAGCCGTTATGTATTAGATCAAGATACAGGAGGAGCAATTAAAGGTGCTGGAAGGGTAGACTACTTCTTAGGAACTGGTAAAATAGCAGCAGAACGAGCAGGTGTCACCGTCAGTAATGGACAACTATTTTATTTGCTACTCAAACCTAAAAATAATTCGTAA
- a CDS encoding polysaccharide deacetylase family protein gives MQFAPLFPLVYRILQPSFPNCLWCGDSNKKNIALTFDDGPHPLYTPQVLAVLDRYRITASFFWLGVCVNRSPHIAKAVKDRGHWIGLHGYEHHSFPMLSPTELKQSLEKTQVAINNACDLQPEVLRDVRPPNGFFRPATLKLFQQWNYRPVMWSVVPEDWVRPGVNVVVQRILQQVKNGSLIVLHDGVCGGQDVAATLEILIPQLLQQGYEFVTVDSLWNQ, from the coding sequence ATGCAGTTTGCACCTTTGTTCCCGCTTGTTTACCGTATTCTCCAACCGAGTTTTCCTAATTGTCTTTGGTGTGGAGATAGTAATAAAAAAAATATCGCTCTCACGTTTGATGATGGACCACATCCTCTATACACACCCCAAGTATTAGCAGTTTTAGATCGTTACAGAATTACAGCTAGTTTTTTCTGGTTGGGTGTTTGTGTTAATCGTTCACCACATATTGCTAAAGCGGTTAAAGATAGGGGTCATTGGATTGGGTTACATGGTTATGAACATCATTCTTTTCCGATGCTTTCCCCAACTGAATTAAAGCAAAGTTTAGAAAAAACTCAAGTTGCTATTAACAATGCTTGTGATTTACAACCTGAAGTATTACGAGATGTCCGTCCTCCAAATGGGTTTTTTAGACCTGCAACTTTAAAGCTATTTCAACAGTGGAATTATCGTCCTGTAATGTGGAGTGTTGTACCGGAAGATTGGGTACGTCCTGGTGTTAATGTTGTAGTGCAGCGAATTTTGCAACAGGTGAAAAATGGTTCTTTAATTGTTTTACATGATGGTGTTTGTGGTGGACAAGATGTTGCTGCTACTCTCGAAATCTTAATTCCGCAATTATTACAGCAAGGTTATGAATTTGTAACTGTTGATAGTTTATGGAATCAATAA
- a CDS encoding LuxR C-terminal-related transcriptional regulator: MAKTLHAIFQAIANVQNEQELKQALMDTIGDHFGVQHWGISFLDDDSPTKIDFPEMPAACLESNPVGQYVVERHAPTHEQLILSPSDWKHFCTRHDHVMTGPIVSDGNLVGTLNFARDQGSPPFNSNDLADLSALCIHLSSKLATLRAKPKTFPTTVSSPLTPRELEIAELVAQGLTNAEIATKLWITQNSVKQALKRMFRKLGVSARAEMVAKLQNLVA, encoded by the coding sequence ATGGCTAAAACTCTCCACGCCATTTTTCAAGCGATCGCTAATGTCCAAAATGAGCAAGAATTAAAACAGGCTCTGATGGATACCATTGGCGACCATTTTGGAGTGCAACATTGGGGTATTTCTTTCCTAGATGACGATTCCCCCACCAAAATAGACTTTCCAGAAATGCCCGCAGCTTGTTTAGAAAGCAATCCTGTTGGTCAATATGTGGTAGAACGGCACGCCCCTACCCATGAGCAATTAATCTTATCTCCCAGTGATTGGAAGCATTTTTGCACCCGTCATGACCATGTGATGACAGGTCCAATAGTGTCCGATGGTAATTTGGTGGGAACATTGAATTTTGCCCGTGACCAAGGCAGTCCACCTTTTAATAGTAATGATTTAGCTGACCTGAGCGCCTTATGTATTCATTTATCAAGCAAACTAGCCACACTACGGGCAAAACCCAAAACTTTCCCCACTACCGTCTCCAGTCCTCTCACACCCAGAGAATTAGAAATTGCTGAATTGGTAGCCCAAGGTTTAACTAATGCAGAAATTGCGACTAAATTATGGATTACCCAAAATTCTGTTAAGCAAGCTTTGAAAAGAATGTTCCGCAAATTGGGGGTATCAGCGCGTGCGGAAATGGTAGCCAAATTGCAAAATCTCGTAGCTTAA